The following are encoded in a window of Microtus ochrogaster isolate Prairie Vole_2 unplaced genomic scaffold, MicOch1.0 UNK29, whole genome shotgun sequence genomic DNA:
- the Ywhaz gene encoding 14-3-3 protein zeta/delta, producing the protein MDKNELVQKAKLAEQAERYDDMAACMKSVTEQGAELSNEERNLLSVAYKNVVGARRSSWRVVSSIKQKTEGAEKKQQMAREYREKIETELRDICNDVLSLLEKFLIPNASQAESKVFYLKMKGDYYRYLAEVAAGDDKKGIVDQSQQAYQEAFEISKKEMQPTHPIRLGLALNFSVFYYEILNSPEKACSLAKTAFDEAIAELDTLSEESYKDSTLIMQLLRDNLTLWTSDTQGDEAEAGEGGEN; encoded by the exons ATGGATAAAAATGAGCTGGTGCAGAAGGCCAAGCTGGCCGAGCAGGCTGAGCGATACGATGACATGGCAGCCTGCATGAAGTCTGTGACTGAGCAGGGAGCTGAGCTATCCAACGAGGAGAGGAATCTTCTCTCTGTTGCTTACAAAAATGTTGTAGGAGCCCGCAGGTCATCTTGGAGGGTCGTCTCGAGTAtcaagcagaagacagaaggtGCGGAGAAAAAGCAGCAGATGGCCCGGGAGTACCGAGAGAAGATCGAGACGGAGCTGAGGGACATCTGCAATGACGTGCTG tCTCTTTTGGAAAAGTTCTTGATCCCCAATGCTTCACAAGCCGAAAGCAAAGTCTTCTATTTGAAGATGAAGGGCGACTACTACCGTTACCTGGCTGAGGTTGCTGCTGGCGATGACAAGAAAG GAATTGTGGACCAGTCACAGCAAGCGTACCAAGAAGCGTTTGAGATCAGCAAAAAGGAAATGCAGCCAACGCACCCTATCAGACTGGGTCTGGCCCTGAACTTCTCTGTCTTCTATTATGAGATCCTGAACTCCCCAGAGAAAGCCTGCTCACTTGCAAAAACA GCTTTTGATGAAGCCATTGCTGAACTTGATACATTAAGTGAAGAGTCCTACAAAGACAGCACGCTAATAATGCAGTTACTGAGAGACAACTTGACA TTGTGGACATCGGACACCCAAGGAGacgaagcagaagcaggagaaggaggggaaaattaA